From a region of the Leptospira kmetyi serovar Malaysia str. Bejo-Iso9 genome:
- a CDS encoding c-di-GMP phosphodiesterase, with amino-acid sequence MDAQKDLQKFDFTEEIIQHFKINSVIPVDFYNRNGQILIHKKENANGEDITKLLKFESQGIYFLKSEFEKISGGKQNAGPNSVNGRDVSFSKLVNADLTVGLAKDASSFLAELKKFPLNGSQVRNLNKSIDGILEDFKSTPDMENGLVNIIEVMSNAGVPMDSEILTKRTVISMAMKVRAGKAFTKVDMEQKKLDQMNLMMSSYLADVGYTQMKIPLQKDLKTEEFEYIKNHPIISYLMVANLPDLDDNIKTLVLNHHRPHKGEGMNNNYPQPKVLVQKLNLYKEKYKDDPKRTVLVGDIQKQIRNILTNNLPMEDIGVISIAGEFASLTTKQEWREAFEPLVAMKLILNNSFFAYNEKTLRDFYDHIGLSLCNNQPFIREGDFVIVVTQDSNQKVFFEVCIIREMYRTQIRPMLERIGTIRPNFSNMGKLRISGFDLTSLKLDRRKAVYNLEKNQDPRRIVYVLDPNMDARLYEELTKQTGEIPKESA; translated from the coding sequence ATGGATGCTCAAAAAGACTTACAGAAGTTCGACTTTACAGAAGAAATCATTCAGCACTTCAAAATCAACAGCGTCATTCCCGTCGATTTCTACAATAGAAACGGGCAGATTCTGATTCATAAAAAGGAAAACGCGAACGGCGAAGACATCACAAAATTACTAAAGTTCGAAAGTCAGGGGATTTACTTTTTAAAATCCGAATTCGAAAAGATTTCCGGAGGCAAACAAAACGCCGGACCGAACAGCGTAAACGGCCGGGACGTCAGTTTCTCGAAACTGGTCAACGCGGATCTGACCGTAGGACTTGCCAAGGACGCTTCGAGCTTTCTCGCCGAACTCAAAAAGTTTCCTCTCAACGGAAGCCAAGTAAGAAATCTCAACAAATCCATCGATGGGATATTAGAAGATTTTAAATCCACTCCCGATATGGAAAACGGTTTGGTGAACATCATCGAAGTGATGAGTAATGCCGGTGTTCCGATGGATTCGGAGATATTGACCAAACGGACCGTTATTTCGATGGCGATGAAAGTAAGGGCGGGAAAGGCGTTTACCAAAGTCGACATGGAACAAAAGAAATTGGATCAGATGAATCTGATGATGTCCTCCTATCTCGCGGACGTGGGTTATACTCAGATGAAAATTCCTTTGCAGAAGGATCTGAAAACCGAAGAGTTCGAATACATCAAAAATCATCCGATCATCAGTTATCTTATGGTGGCCAATCTTCCCGACTTGGACGACAACATCAAGACCTTGGTTTTAAATCATCATCGTCCTCACAAGGGCGAAGGGATGAACAACAATTATCCCCAACCCAAGGTTCTCGTTCAAAAACTCAATCTTTATAAGGAAAAATACAAAGACGATCCGAAGCGGACCGTTTTGGTCGGGGACATTCAAAAACAAATCCGTAATATTCTTACCAACAATCTTCCTATGGAAGACATCGGCGTCATCTCCATCGCGGGAGAATTCGCTTCGCTCACGACGAAACAGGAATGGAGAGAAGCGTTCGAACCCTTGGTTGCGATGAAACTGATTTTGAATAACAGTTTTTTTGCATATAACGAAAAGACGCTGAGGGATTTTTACGATCATATAGGGTTGTCTCTTTGCAACAACCAACCTTTCATTCGAGAAGGGGATTTCGTAATCGTCGTTACTCAGGATTCCAATCAAAAAGTCTTTTTCGAAGTTTGTATCATCCGAGAGATGTATAGAACTCAGATCCGCCCGATGCTCGAAAGAATCGGAACCATTCGTCCCAACTTCAGCAATATGGGTAAATTGAGAATTTCCGGATTCGATCTTACCTCTTTGAAACTGGATCGAAGAAAGGCCGTCTACAATCTGGAAAAAAATCAGGATCCGAGAAGAATCGTCTACGTTCTCGATCCGAATATGGACGCTCGTCTTTACGAAGAATTGACCAAACAAACCGGGGAAATCCCGAAAGAAAGCGCTTAA